The Deltaproteobacteria bacterium genome window below encodes:
- a CDS encoding PilZ domain-containing protein, whose product MDSSNIPSPRTPLLLPVSFKKNYSREDSKGNLRNISLTGAFLEHDQEAFRPHEKVVIYLEVAGRERKLAATVIWSNSAGCGLKFNPTNNRDVQIIDDLIYFVESQRSDRRNVIDKIFKKVG is encoded by the coding sequence GTGGACTCTTCAAATATCCCTTCACCAAGAACCCCACTCTTGCTTCCCGTGTCTTTTAAGAAAAATTATTCTCGAGAAGACTCAAAAGGAAATTTACGAAACATCAGCCTTACGGGCGCTTTTTTAGAACATGACCAAGAGGCTTTTCGCCCTCACGAAAAAGTGGTTATCTATCTTGAGGTCGCTGGCCGCGAAAGAAAGCTAGCTGCAACTGTCATCTGGTCAAACTCTGCCGGTTGTGGGCTAAAATTCAATCCTACTAACAACAGAGATGTCCAGATTATTGATGACCTCATTTATTTTGTAGAATCACAGCGATCAGACCGTCGAAATGTAATTGATAAGATCTTTAAAAAAGTGGGCTAA